In one Prochlorococcus marinus XMU1404 genomic region, the following are encoded:
- the purU gene encoding formyltetrahydrofolate deformylase, whose protein sequence is MEHPSIIFKIVCPDRPGLVSLLTSWISNYGGNIKHSDHHTDQDAGLFLSRIEWTSKNSSLNRDEIYKEFEKIALEVNGKFYVNYSDEIPNVAIFVSKQNHCLIDLLWRVRNGELKMKVPLIISNHFDLENIANDFNAKFVHIDTFNIDRSNVEDQFLNLLKEYEIDLVVLAKYMQILSDSFLEKFSSIINIHHSFLPAFKGAQPYHRAWKRGVKLIGATAHYVTEDLDEGPIIEQCTVNVSHRDEVDDLIRKGRDIERIALARAVRLHLNHQVFVYNSKTAVFD, encoded by the coding sequence TTGGAACATCCTTCAATTATATTCAAAATTGTTTGTCCCGATCGTCCCGGCCTTGTAAGTTTACTTACAAGTTGGATTTCAAATTACGGTGGAAACATAAAACATTCTGATCATCATACAGATCAAGATGCAGGTTTGTTTCTTAGTCGAATTGAATGGACTAGTAAAAATTCATCTTTAAATAGAGATGAAATTTACAAAGAATTTGAAAAAATTGCATTAGAAGTAAATGGAAAATTTTACGTAAATTATTCTGATGAAATTCCAAATGTTGCTATTTTCGTTAGTAAACAAAATCATTGTCTTATTGATTTGCTTTGGCGAGTAAGAAATGGTGAACTCAAAATGAAAGTGCCGTTAATAATCTCAAATCATTTTGATCTTGAAAATATTGCAAATGACTTTAATGCAAAATTTGTCCATATTGATACTTTTAATATTGATAGATCAAATGTTGAAGATCAATTTTTAAATTTACTAAAAGAATATGAAATTGATCTTGTTGTACTAGCTAAATATATGCAAATTTTGAGTGACTCTTTTTTAGAAAAGTTTTCTTCAATAATAAATATTCATCATTCTTTTTTACCTGCATTTAAGGGCGCGCAACCATATCATCGAGCATGGAAGAGAGGAGTTAAACTAATCGGGGCCACAGCCCACTACGTTACCGAAGATCTTGATGAAGGACCGATAATAGAGCAATGCACAGTTAATGTAAGTCATAGAGATGAAGTTGATGATCTGATAAGAAAAGGAAGAGATATCGAAAGAATAGCTTTAGCAAGAGCGGTTAG